One stretch of Pieris brassicae chromosome 8, ilPieBrab1.1, whole genome shotgun sequence DNA includes these proteins:
- the LOC123713103 gene encoding diphosphomevalonate decarboxylase: MTDIISVIAPINMAVIKYWGKRDEKLIIPLNDSVSGTLDPKVMCAKTSVCARPVFEEDELWLNGKKESFTSERLQNCLKKIRELANEQKSVDEEFLKFKVHICSENNFPTAAGLASSAAGYACLVTALAKLYKVKTDISALARIGSGSACRSVYGGFVRWYAGSNPDGSDSIAKPVVDSSHWPDMRVLVLVIADTKKHTSSTKGMKTTVETSELMKHRIQVSVPSRIEKICEAIVKKDFPTFAELTMKDSNEFHAVCLSAFPPCIYLTNTSLKIIEMVHYYNNICGSIKVAYTFDAGPNACLYLLEEEVPKILSVIKYFFPFSSENFIKGLKAPPIKEFPIESHIYKSAAEKDLINYIIYTKVGEGPIVLKDGPHLLNEHGKPLS, encoded by the coding sequence atgactgATATTATAAGTGTAATTGCTCCGATTAATATggcagtaataaaatattgggGCAAACGGGAtgagaaattaattataccgTTAAACGATTCCGTTAGCGGAACATTGGATCCGAAAGTAATGTGTGCTAAAACTTCTGTGTGTGCTCGACCTGTATTTGAAGAAGACGAATTATGGTTAAATGGTAAAAAAGAATCATTTACAAGCGAAAGGCTTcaaaattgccttaagaaaaTAAGGGAGTTGGCTAATGAACAAAAGAGCGTTGAcgaagaatttttgaaattcaaaGTTCATATTTGTTCCGAGAATAATTTTCCTACAGCGGCTGGCCTAGCTTCGTCTGCTGCTGGTTACGCATGTTTAGTAACTGCCTTAGCTAAACTTTATAAAGTGAAAACTGACATCAGTGCCTTAGCGCGTATTGGTTCAGGGAGTGCCTGTAGAAGTGTATACGGAGGATTTGTACGGTGGTATGCTGGTTCTAATCCAGACGGAAGCGACTCTATAGCAAAACCAGTTGTGGATTCCTCACACTGGCCTGATATGAGAGTACTGGTTCTTGTAATTGCTGATACCAAGAAACATACTAGTTCAACAAAGGGTATGAAAACAACAGTTGAAACTTCTGAATTAATGAAACATCGTATTCAAGTGTCTGTGCCATCGCGAATTGAGAAAATTTGTGAAGCAATTGTGAAAAAAGATTTTCCCACATTTGCAGAACTGACAATGAAGGATAGTAATGAGTTTCATGCAGTTTGCTTATCAGCATTCCCTCCATGTATATACTTAACCAACACCtcacttaaaataattgagaTGGTTCATTACTACAACAACATTTGTGGGAGtattaaagttgcatatacCTTTGATGCAGGACCAAATGCTTGTTTGTATCTGCTGGAGGAAGAGGTCCCAAAAATTCtgtctgtaataaaatatttcttcccATTTTCTAGTGAAAACTTTATTAAGGGGTTAAAGGCTCCACCTATCAAAGAATTTCCAATTGAATCTCATATCTACAAATCAGCTGCAGAGAAggacttaattaattatataatttatacaaaggTAGGCGAAGGTcctattgttttaaaagatgGACCTCATTTGctcaatgaacatggaaagcCTCTTTCatga